Proteins from one Actinopolymorpha sp. NPDC004070 genomic window:
- a CDS encoding CinA family protein encodes MGSESSAATGTSAPGTSEAGTNGSSAASAEVLAGRCHELLQRQHATAATAESLTGGLLGAAFTHQAGSSATYRGGVVSYAVDLKASLLGVDAGQLAEHGPVHPSTARAMAEGVRDRLGATYGLATTGVAGPEPHGDQPVGTVDVACAGPGGTRGERLRLRGDREQIRRSTVTAALELLLDVLQATPRTS; translated from the coding sequence GTGGGATCGGAAAGCAGTGCCGCAACCGGGACGAGCGCACCCGGGACGAGCGAGGCCGGGACGAACGGGTCGAGCGCGGCGTCGGCGGAGGTCCTGGCCGGCCGCTGCCACGAACTCCTTCAGCGGCAGCACGCCACCGCCGCCACCGCGGAGTCCCTGACCGGTGGACTCCTGGGTGCGGCCTTCACCCACCAGGCCGGATCCTCGGCCACCTACCGCGGCGGCGTCGTGTCGTACGCCGTGGATCTGAAGGCCTCTCTGCTCGGCGTGGACGCCGGCCAGCTGGCCGAACACGGACCGGTTCACCCGAGCACTGCCCGGGCGATGGCCGAGGGGGTCCGCGACCGGCTCGGGGCCACCTACGGACTGGCCACCACCGGCGTCGCCGGACCCGAACCGCACGGTGACCAGCCGGTCGGCACGGTCGACGTGGCCTGCGCGGGACCCGGTGGTACGCGGGGCGAACGGCTGCGGCTCCGGGGCGACCGGGAGCAGATCCGGCGGTCCACGGTGACCGCCGCTCTGGAGCTCCTCCTGGACGTACTCCAGGCCACGCCACGCACCAGCTGA
- a CDS encoding helix-turn-helix transcriptional regulator, with the protein MECRLDEPLARRGMTVTQLARRVGVTVVNLSVLKNNRARAVRFSTLTALCDALDCQPGDLFRVVPDRPDQPAGRASP; encoded by the coding sequence GTGGAGTGCCGGCTGGACGAACCCCTCGCCCGGCGCGGAATGACCGTCACCCAGCTTGCCCGCCGGGTCGGCGTCACCGTCGTCAACCTGTCCGTACTGAAGAACAACCGGGCCAGGGCGGTGCGCTTCTCCACGCTCACCGCCCTGTGCGACGCGCTCGACTGCCAGCCCGGTGACCTGTTCCGGGTCGTGCCCGACCGGCCGGATCAGCCCGCCGGCAGGGCCTCGCCCTGA
- a CDS encoding DNA translocase FtsK 4TM domain-containing protein: MARTSSPVRRGQSRTAGPARSDTRTGTRTRSASPAPARSGRSGGSGKKPPAKKAPAKKAQARRPPPRGKSSGSVGSVLGQLLTGIVRLVAGIWLGIAHLFGGIVRRMGSSARELDPELRRDGVGLAFVGLAIVVAAAVWWRMPNDVGRAVRGVVAGTVGVLDWSIPILLALVAWRTLRHPDRNGPGGRQAIGWAAILGGGLGLVHIKDGLPRPTNGIQSLEHAGGAIGFVMSSLPADLLTVYVAVPLLILLTLFGVVVVGGTPLHALPERLRDVWNHHILRKDTGEDADGADGETDVKGDAPTQPLRRSRSRRRVGASAKGEDGDESGFTGDHPYDSPVLEGRELGKRGKGKPAGDAKSSGAGAAAATGAGAAAAAAAGAASGKDDGDGKQSEPPPHSPLPQRVEQLALSGDVTYTLPANEVLAPGSAHKARTKASDAIVDRLTEVLEQFEIDAQVTGYTRGPTVTRYEVELGPAVKVEKVTALSKNIAYAVASTDVRILSPIPGKSAIGVEIPNTDKETVSLGDVLRSNVARGDHHPMLAGLGKDVEGGFVVANLAKMPHLLVAGATGSGKSVFINSMITSILMRSTPDEVRAILVDPKRVELSVYEGIPHLITPIITNPKKAAEALQWVVSEMDRRYDDLAAFGFRHLDDFNKAVRTGKVTPPPGSERVLAPYPYLLVIVDELADLMMVAPRDVEDSVVRITQLARAAGIHLVLATQRPSVDVVTGLIKANVPSRLAFATSSMADSRVILDQPGAEKLVGQGDGLFLPMGASKPIRIQGAWVSESEIHKVVEHCKTQLQPTYREDVTAAPGAKKDLDDDIGDDMDLVVQAAELIVSTQFGSTSMLQRKLRVGFAKAGRLMDILESRGVVGPSEGSKARDVLVKPEDLEGFLIILRGEGEPGSE, translated from the coding sequence ATGGCCCGGACGTCTTCCCCCGTACGCCGGGGACAATCCCGCACGGCGGGCCCGGCACGTTCGGACACGCGCACCGGCACCCGCACCCGTTCGGCGTCCCCGGCGCCGGCGCGGTCGGGCCGTTCCGGCGGGTCCGGTAAGAAGCCTCCGGCCAAGAAGGCTCCGGCGAAGAAGGCCCAGGCCAGACGCCCGCCACCCCGGGGGAAGAGCTCGGGTTCGGTGGGCAGCGTCCTCGGTCAGCTGCTGACCGGGATCGTCCGGCTGGTCGCCGGGATCTGGCTCGGCATCGCGCACCTGTTCGGCGGGATCGTCCGGCGGATGGGGTCGAGCGCGCGTGAGCTCGACCCCGAGCTCCGCCGCGACGGCGTCGGTCTGGCGTTCGTCGGCCTGGCGATCGTGGTCGCGGCCGCGGTCTGGTGGCGGATGCCCAACGACGTCGGCAGGGCGGTCCGCGGGGTGGTCGCCGGCACCGTCGGCGTGCTCGACTGGTCGATCCCGATCCTGCTCGCTCTGGTCGCCTGGCGGACGCTGCGCCACCCCGACCGCAACGGCCCCGGCGGCCGGCAGGCGATCGGGTGGGCGGCGATCCTGGGCGGCGGCCTCGGCCTGGTCCACATCAAGGACGGCCTGCCCCGTCCCACCAACGGCATCCAGAGCCTGGAACACGCCGGCGGCGCCATCGGCTTCGTGATGTCGTCGCTCCCGGCTGATCTGCTCACCGTGTACGTCGCCGTTCCGCTGTTGATCCTGCTGACGCTGTTCGGTGTGGTCGTGGTGGGCGGCACGCCGCTGCACGCGCTGCCCGAGCGGCTCCGGGACGTCTGGAACCATCACATCCTCCGTAAGGACACCGGCGAGGACGCCGACGGGGCCGACGGCGAGACCGACGTGAAGGGGGACGCGCCGACCCAGCCGCTGCGCCGGTCGCGGTCCCGGCGGCGGGTCGGTGCGTCCGCCAAGGGCGAGGACGGCGACGAGTCCGGCTTCACCGGCGACCACCCGTACGACAGCCCGGTGCTGGAGGGCCGCGAGCTCGGCAAACGCGGTAAGGGCAAGCCCGCCGGCGACGCCAAGTCCTCCGGTGCCGGCGCCGCTGCGGCCACCGGAGCTGGCGCGGCCGCGGCGGCCGCCGCCGGGGCCGCGTCCGGAAAGGACGACGGCGACGGCAAGCAGAGCGAGCCGCCGCCGCACAGCCCGCTGCCGCAGCGGGTCGAGCAGCTCGCCCTGTCCGGCGACGTGACGTACACCCTGCCGGCCAACGAGGTACTCGCCCCGGGTTCGGCCCACAAGGCGCGCACCAAGGCTTCCGACGCGATCGTCGACCGGCTGACCGAGGTGCTGGAGCAGTTCGAGATCGACGCCCAGGTGACCGGCTACACCCGCGGGCCGACGGTGACGAGGTACGAGGTCGAGCTCGGCCCCGCCGTCAAGGTGGAGAAGGTCACCGCGCTCAGCAAGAACATCGCCTACGCGGTGGCCAGCACCGACGTGCGGATCCTGTCGCCGATCCCGGGCAAGTCCGCGATCGGGGTGGAGATCCCCAACACCGACAAGGAGACCGTCAGCCTCGGCGACGTGCTCCGCTCGAACGTCGCGCGCGGAGACCACCATCCGATGCTGGCCGGGCTCGGCAAGGACGTCGAGGGTGGCTTCGTCGTCGCCAACCTGGCGAAGATGCCGCACCTGCTCGTCGCGGGCGCCACCGGATCCGGCAAGTCGGTCTTCATCAACTCGATGATCACCTCGATCCTGATGCGGTCCACGCCGGACGAGGTACGCGCGATCCTGGTCGACCCGAAACGGGTCGAGCTGAGCGTCTACGAGGGCATCCCGCACCTCATCACCCCGATCATCACCAACCCGAAGAAGGCCGCCGAGGCCCTGCAGTGGGTGGTGTCGGAGATGGACCGCCGCTACGACGACCTGGCGGCCTTCGGGTTCCGGCACCTGGACGACTTCAACAAGGCCGTCCGCACGGGCAAGGTCACCCCGCCTCCGGGCAGCGAACGCGTCCTCGCGCCGTACCCCTATCTCCTCGTCATCGTCGACGAGCTGGCCGACCTGATGATGGTCGCCCCGCGCGACGTGGAGGACTCGGTCGTCCGGATCACCCAGCTGGCCCGGGCCGCGGGAATCCACCTGGTGCTGGCCACCCAGCGGCCGTCGGTCGACGTGGTGACCGGACTGATCAAGGCCAACGTGCCGTCCCGGCTGGCGTTCGCGACGTCCAGCATGGCCGACAGCCGGGTCATCCTCGACCAGCCCGGCGCGGAGAAGCTGGTCGGTCAGGGCGACGGGCTGTTCCTGCCGATGGGAGCCAGCAAACCGATAAGGATCCAGGGCGCGTGGGTCAGCGAGAGCGAGATCCACAAGGTCGTCGAGCACTGCAAGACCCAGCTGCAGCCGACGTACCGCGAGGACGTCACCGCCGCGCCGGGCGCCAAGAAGGACCTCGACGACGACATCGGCGACGACATGGACCTCGTGGTGCAGGCCGCCGAGCTGATCGTGTCGACGCAGTTCGGGTCCACGTCGATGTTGCAGCGCAAGCTGCGGGTCGGGTTCGCCAAGGCCGGCCGGCTGATGGACATCCTGGAAAGCCGCGGCGTGGTCGGTCCGAGCGAGGGGTCGAAGGCGCGCGACGTGCTGGTCAAGCCGGAGGACCTCGAGGGCTTCCTGATCATCCTTCGCGGCGAGGGCGAGCCCGGGTCGGAGTAG
- a CDS encoding NAD(P)-dependent oxidoreductase, which translates to MRIAVTGANGRLGRGVVAAALKEGHEVVALDRVTEQPADEPDVRAAFGTLTVPVVDVDVTRYDNLLERLTAAQADALVHLAAIPGPGGTPDHLVHATNVLGNYHALRAAVELGIRRVVCASSINAIGGIYSKQAHYDYLPVDEAHPTYAEDAYSLSKWLGEQQADALVRLEPGLTVASLRFHGITPQPPALEPRDEERLAFEAKHLWGWVGLEAASRACLLGLTADFTGHEAFFVVAPTTTSALDSADLRQRFYPDAEVRTELSGQQGFYDCGKAARVLGWSHDG; encoded by the coding sequence GTGCGCATTGCGGTGACCGGGGCGAACGGCCGGCTGGGCAGGGGAGTGGTGGCCGCCGCGCTCAAGGAGGGGCACGAGGTCGTCGCGCTGGACCGCGTCACCGAGCAACCCGCGGATGAGCCCGACGTCCGGGCCGCGTTCGGGACGCTGACGGTTCCTGTCGTGGACGTCGACGTCACCCGCTACGACAACCTGCTCGAACGCCTGACGGCCGCCCAGGCCGACGCGCTCGTGCACCTTGCCGCGATCCCCGGCCCGGGCGGCACGCCGGACCACCTCGTCCACGCCACGAACGTGCTCGGCAACTACCACGCGCTGCGCGCGGCGGTAGAGCTCGGCATCCGCCGGGTCGTGTGCGCCTCCAGCATCAACGCGATCGGCGGCATCTACAGCAAGCAGGCCCACTACGACTACCTGCCGGTCGACGAGGCGCATCCGACGTACGCCGAGGACGCCTACAGCCTGTCGAAGTGGCTCGGTGAGCAGCAGGCGGACGCGCTCGTACGCCTGGAGCCCGGCCTCACGGTCGCCAGTCTCCGCTTCCACGGCATCACCCCGCAGCCGCCAGCGCTGGAGCCCCGGGACGAGGAGCGGCTCGCCTTCGAGGCCAAGCACCTGTGGGGCTGGGTCGGACTGGAGGCGGCCTCGCGGGCCTGCCTGCTCGGGCTGACCGCCGACTTCACCGGGCACGAGGCGTTCTTCGTGGTCGCGCCGACCACCACCAGCGCGCTGGACTCCGCCGACCTGCGGCAGCGCTTCTACCCCGACGCGGAGGTCCGGACAGAGCTGTCCGGGCAGCAGGGTTTCTACGACTGCGGCAAGGCCGCGAGGGTGCTCGGCTGGTCCCACGACGGGTAG
- the rimO gene encoding 30S ribosomal protein S12 methylthiotransferase RimO: MTAPSHAHPTADVAPETTTTVAVVTLGCARNEVDSEELAGRLAEGGFTLVEDAESADAVLVNTCGFIETAKKDSVDQLLGAADLKSEGGRTQAVVAVGCLAERYGEELARELPEADAVLSFDDYPDIADRVRTILTGAPHVPHAPRDRRKLLPISPAARGSAAADSAGAGGAVVPGHRVVTPDSRPAAADLTPDLPAGIAPASGPRVHRRRLGGGPVAPLKLASGCDRRCAFCAIPRFRGAFISRPPEDVLAEAEWLAGHGVRELFLVSENSTSYGKDLGDLRLLETSLLPALAAVDGIERVRVSYLQPAEMRPGLVEAMATVPGVAAYFDLSFQHASPTVLRRMRRFGDTERFLGLIEQIRAVAPEAGIRSNVIVGFPGETEADVEELCGFLEAARLDVVGVFGYSDEDGTEALGYDGKLDEDEIAARAARVGELAEELTAQRAEDRIGEVVDVLVESVDPDDSDDSDDSDDRRGGSVEGRAAHQGPEVDGTIRVLGVNGVGVGDFVRALVVDTEGVDLVAEALPGAGR; the protein is encoded by the coding sequence ATGACTGCGCCTTCCCATGCCCACCCGACCGCCGACGTGGCCCCCGAAACGACCACCACCGTGGCCGTCGTCACGCTCGGCTGCGCCCGCAACGAGGTCGACTCCGAAGAGCTCGCCGGCCGACTGGCCGAGGGCGGCTTCACCCTCGTCGAGGACGCCGAGTCCGCCGACGCCGTTCTGGTCAACACCTGCGGCTTCATCGAGACCGCGAAGAAGGACTCGGTGGACCAGCTGCTCGGTGCCGCCGACCTGAAGTCCGAGGGCGGGCGTACGCAGGCGGTGGTCGCCGTGGGCTGCCTGGCCGAGCGCTACGGCGAGGAGCTGGCGCGGGAGCTGCCCGAGGCGGACGCCGTGCTGAGCTTCGACGACTACCCCGACATCGCCGACCGCGTACGCACGATCCTCACCGGCGCCCCGCACGTGCCGCACGCCCCGCGCGACCGGCGCAAGCTGCTCCCCATCTCACCGGCCGCGCGCGGTTCGGCCGCCGCGGACTCCGCCGGTGCCGGCGGCGCGGTGGTTCCCGGCCACCGGGTGGTGACGCCGGACTCTCGCCCGGCGGCGGCCGACCTGACGCCGGACCTGCCGGCCGGCATCGCCCCGGCCTCGGGTCCCCGCGTACACCGGCGGCGGCTCGGCGGCGGACCCGTCGCGCCACTGAAACTCGCGTCCGGCTGCGACCGGCGCTGCGCGTTCTGTGCGATCCCGCGGTTCCGGGGCGCGTTCATCTCCCGTCCGCCGGAGGACGTTCTCGCCGAGGCGGAATGGCTCGCCGGGCACGGCGTCCGCGAGCTGTTCCTGGTCAGCGAGAATTCCACGTCGTACGGCAAGGACCTCGGCGACCTGCGGCTGCTGGAGACGAGCCTGCTGCCCGCCCTGGCCGCCGTCGACGGGATCGAGCGGGTCCGGGTGTCCTACCTCCAGCCGGCCGAGATGCGCCCCGGCCTGGTCGAGGCGATGGCCACCGTGCCGGGCGTCGCGGCGTACTTCGACCTGTCGTTCCAGCACGCGAGCCCCACCGTCCTGCGCCGGATGCGGCGGTTCGGCGACACCGAACGTTTCCTCGGCCTGATCGAGCAGATCCGCGCCGTCGCGCCGGAGGCCGGCATCCGCAGCAACGTCATCGTCGGCTTCCCGGGCGAGACCGAGGCGGACGTCGAGGAGCTGTGCGGGTTCCTGGAGGCCGCCCGGCTGGACGTGGTGGGCGTGTTCGGCTACTCCGACGAGGACGGTACGGAGGCGCTCGGCTACGACGGCAAGCTGGACGAGGACGAGATAGCCGCGCGGGCCGCCCGGGTCGGTGAGCTGGCCGAGGAGCTCACCGCGCAGCGGGCCGAGGACCGGATCGGGGAGGTCGTCGACGTGCTGGTCGAGTCCGTCGACCCAGACGACTCGGACGACTCGGACGACTCGGACGACCGGAGGGGCGGCTCGGTCGAGGGCCGCGCCGCGCACCAGGGGCCCGAGGTCGACGGCACCATCCGGGTGCTCGGCGTCAACGGCGTCGGTGTGGGAGATTTCGTCCGTGCCCTGGTGGTGGACACCGAGGGTGTGGACCTCGTGGCGGAGGCCCTTCCGGGTGCGGGTCGTTGA
- a CDS encoding DinB family protein: protein MLESWLAFHRATVAVKCAGLTQEGAHNAPVPTSPLMTAAGLVSHLRWVESYWFERVLLGEAGAAPVDPADPDAEWRPSPDVPLADLLAAYDKQVARSREIAAVFSLDHRAAPRRPGEEGVTLRWILHHMVEETCRHNGHLDIVRELTDGVTGE from the coding sequence ATGCTCGAGTCCTGGCTCGCCTTCCACCGTGCGACCGTGGCGGTTAAGTGCGCCGGCCTGACCCAGGAGGGCGCCCACAACGCCCCCGTGCCGACATCGCCGCTGATGACCGCGGCCGGCCTGGTGTCCCACCTCCGCTGGGTGGAGAGCTACTGGTTCGAGCGCGTACTCCTCGGCGAGGCCGGCGCCGCGCCGGTCGATCCCGCCGACCCCGACGCCGAGTGGCGCCCGTCTCCCGACGTGCCGCTCGCCGACCTGCTCGCCGCGTACGACAAGCAGGTCGCGCGCTCACGGGAGATCGCCGCCGTGTTCTCCCTGGACCACCGCGCCGCTCCGCGCCGTCCCGGCGAGGAGGGCGTGACGCTTCGCTGGATCCTGCACCACATGGTCGAGGAGACGTGCCGGCACAACGGCCACCTCGACATCGTTCGCGAACTCACCGACGGGGTGACGGGGGAGTAG
- a CDS encoding MFS transporter gives MRAYAVYLLIRGLGSFAGACAFTLNLVYQIQTVGLGPLELVLVGTVLEVTCFLAQVPTGVIADLYSRRLSVIVGYLLIGTGTLLEGIVPAFLAIVIGNVVWGIGSTCVDGAEEAWVSGELGEDRAPGVFTRGAQVGQVATVAGIGAGVLLAGVGLNVPIVAGAAVWLLLGVTLVFVMPERSFEPAAPAERGSFVAMRGQFVAGARVVRGRPVLVCLLAAGLFLGLGGEGWDRLQQAHFLENLRFPSLFTPVVWFGVFSVVGLLGSVAVTEVVRRRLDPSRPRRLGTMLVVAQLGVVAGVLVFAAAGEFWLAATASVLVGLLRSVCHPLVASWLVANTEQRTRATVFSMSGQVDAAGQILGGPPVGLVGERVGIRAALAVTGLLVLPAVGLYARAVAIGRSRSGPEGGSEGRSRRVRREGADVIP, from the coding sequence ATGCGCGCGTACGCCGTCTACCTCCTGATCCGCGGGCTCGGTTCCTTCGCCGGTGCCTGCGCGTTCACCCTCAACCTCGTCTACCAGATCCAGACCGTCGGCCTCGGTCCCCTCGAGCTCGTCCTCGTGGGCACCGTCCTGGAGGTCACCTGCTTCCTCGCGCAGGTGCCCACCGGGGTGATCGCCGACCTGTACAGCCGCCGGCTCTCGGTGATCGTCGGCTACCTGCTCATCGGGACCGGCACCCTCCTCGAGGGGATCGTCCCCGCCTTTCTCGCCATCGTGATCGGCAACGTCGTGTGGGGCATCGGCTCCACCTGTGTCGACGGCGCCGAGGAGGCCTGGGTGAGCGGTGAGCTCGGCGAGGACCGGGCGCCGGGGGTGTTCACCCGGGGTGCCCAGGTCGGCCAGGTGGCCACCGTCGCGGGCATCGGTGCCGGCGTCCTGCTCGCCGGGGTCGGCCTGAACGTCCCGATCGTCGCCGGCGCCGCGGTGTGGCTGCTGCTGGGCGTCACGCTGGTATTCGTGATGCCGGAGCGTTCCTTCGAGCCGGCCGCACCCGCCGAGCGGGGGTCGTTCGTCGCGATGCGCGGGCAGTTCGTCGCCGGTGCGCGGGTGGTGCGCGGCCGGCCGGTCCTGGTGTGCCTGCTCGCCGCCGGGCTGTTCCTCGGCCTCGGCGGGGAGGGCTGGGACCGGTTGCAGCAGGCGCACTTCCTGGAGAACCTGCGGTTCCCGTCGCTGTTCACGCCGGTGGTGTGGTTCGGCGTGTTCAGCGTCGTCGGCCTGCTCGGCTCGGTCGCGGTCACCGAGGTCGTTCGGCGCCGGCTCGACCCGTCGCGTCCCAGGCGGCTCGGCACGATGCTGGTGGTCGCTCAGCTCGGCGTGGTCGCGGGGGTGCTGGTGTTCGCGGCGGCCGGTGAGTTCTGGCTCGCCGCGACGGCGAGCGTCCTGGTGGGCCTGCTGCGGTCGGTGTGCCACCCGCTGGTGGCGAGCTGGCTGGTGGCGAACACCGAGCAGCGCACCCGGGCGACGGTGTTCTCGATGTCGGGCCAGGTCGACGCGGCCGGTCAGATCCTCGGCGGCCCGCCGGTCGGGCTGGTCGGCGAGCGGGTCGGCATCCGTGCCGCGCTGGCGGTGACCGGTCTGCTCGTACTCCCGGCGGTCGGCCTGTACGCCCGAGCGGTCGCGATCGGCCGGTCGCGGAGCGGGCCGGAGGGCGGTTCGGAGGGCCGCTCGCGGCGTGTGAGGCGTGAGGGAGCCGACGTGATCCCGTAG
- a CDS encoding cytochrome P450: MTKPGVVGSTQAAPATESTRFTRLTTADPDGEVPALGTEYFQDPEAVHAALREQGPARKVVLPHGWETWIVTRYDEARAALADPRLLKNGRVLDQYMDPEQLGDEMVFAEALRAHMLSSDPPDHTRLRKLVNKAFTSRRVEALRPRIEAITEELLDAMAARGADGEPVDLIDAFAFPLPMTVICELLGVPFEDREDFRTWSAVVLADDPTDDEVRTASHAMAAYLSQLIAAKRANPGEDLLTGLVQARDDNDRLDEYELIAMAFLLLVAGHETTVNLIGNGVLALLRNPDQLDRLRADPSLVGGAVEEFLRYDGPINLATMRFTSEPVQLGDVEIPRGQFVLVSLASANHDESRFPGGGQLDVTRRGGGHLAFGHGIHYCVGAPLARLEAEVAFRRMLDRFPDLSLGIDSDEVRWRHSSLIHGVESLPVRLS, from the coding sequence ATGACCAAGCCAGGAGTGGTCGGTTCGACGCAGGCCGCACCCGCCACGGAGTCCACCAGATTCACCAGGCTCACCACGGCGGACCCCGACGGCGAGGTGCCGGCTCTGGGCACCGAGTACTTCCAGGACCCGGAGGCGGTGCACGCGGCCCTGCGCGAACAGGGCCCGGCCCGCAAGGTCGTACTCCCCCACGGCTGGGAGACCTGGATCGTGACCAGGTACGACGAGGCCCGGGCCGCGCTCGCCGACCCCCGGCTGCTGAAGAACGGCCGGGTGCTGGACCAGTACATGGACCCCGAGCAGCTCGGTGACGAGATGGTCTTCGCCGAGGCGCTGCGGGCGCACATGCTGAGCTCGGACCCGCCCGACCACACCCGGCTTCGCAAGCTCGTCAACAAGGCGTTCACCTCCCGCCGGGTCGAGGCACTCCGCCCCCGGATCGAGGCGATCACCGAGGAGCTCCTGGACGCCATGGCCGCGCGCGGAGCGGACGGCGAGCCGGTGGACCTGATCGACGCGTTCGCGTTCCCGCTGCCGATGACGGTGATCTGCGAGCTGCTCGGCGTTCCCTTCGAGGACCGCGAGGACTTCCGTACCTGGTCGGCGGTCGTGCTCGCCGACGACCCGACCGACGACGAGGTGCGCACCGCGTCCCACGCCATGGCCGCCTACCTCAGCCAGCTGATCGCGGCCAAGCGCGCCAACCCCGGGGAGGACCTGCTCACCGGCCTGGTGCAGGCCCGCGACGACAACGACCGGCTGGACGAGTACGAGCTGATCGCGATGGCGTTCCTGCTCCTCGTCGCCGGGCACGAGACGACCGTCAACCTGATCGGCAACGGCGTCCTCGCCCTGCTGCGCAACCCCGACCAGCTCGACCGGCTGCGTGCAGACCCGTCCCTGGTGGGCGGGGCGGTCGAGGAGTTCCTGCGCTACGACGGGCCGATCAACCTCGCCACCATGCGGTTCACCTCCGAACCGGTGCAGCTGGGTGACGTGGAGATCCCGCGCGGACAGTTCGTGCTGGTGTCACTGGCCTCGGCCAACCACGACGAGAGCAGGTTCCCCGGGGGCGGGCAGCTCGACGTCACCCGACGGGGCGGCGGGCACCTGGCGTTCGGCCACGGGATCCACTACTGCGTGGGCGCGCCGCTGGCCCGGCTGGAGGCGGAGGTGGCGTTCCGCCGGATGCTCGACCGCTTCCCCGACCTGTCGCTCGGAATCGATTCCGACGAGGTGCGGTGGCGGCATAGCAGCCTCATCCATGGCGTGGAAAGCCTTCCCGTACGCCTGTCCTGA
- the pgsA gene encoding CDP-diacylglycerol--glycerol-3-phosphate 3-phosphatidyltransferase — MTEVPKASPSVWNGPNVLTALRVVMVPVFGWLLLYDNGTDTTHRFAALAVFLLAALTDRFDGELARRYNLVTDFGKIADPLADKALMGMALVGLSILGELPWWVTVVVLVREVGITLLRFLVIRSQVIAASRGGKAKTVLQTVAITLYLLPYGGPVHIAAVVVMAAALVVTVVTGVDYLWKVLRSRRSRAA; from the coding sequence GTGACCGAAGTTCCGAAGGCCTCGCCCAGTGTCTGGAACGGCCCCAACGTCCTGACCGCGCTCCGCGTGGTGATGGTCCCGGTGTTCGGCTGGCTGCTGCTGTACGACAACGGCACCGACACCACCCACCGGTTCGCCGCGCTCGCGGTCTTCCTGCTCGCGGCCCTGACCGACCGGTTCGACGGCGAGCTCGCCCGCCGCTACAACCTCGTCACCGACTTCGGGAAGATCGCCGACCCGCTCGCGGACAAGGCGCTGATGGGGATGGCCCTGGTCGGGCTGTCGATCCTCGGCGAGCTGCCCTGGTGGGTGACGGTCGTGGTGCTCGTCCGCGAGGTGGGTATCACTCTGCTGCGGTTCCTGGTGATCCGGTCGCAGGTGATCGCGGCCAGCCGGGGCGGCAAGGCCAAGACCGTGCTGCAGACCGTGGCGATCACGTTGTACCTGCTGCCGTACGGCGGTCCGGTGCACATCGCGGCGGTTGTGGTGATGGCGGCGGCCCTGGTGGTCACCGTGGTGACCGGCGTGGACTACCTGTGGAAGGTGCTGCGGTCCCGCCGGTCGCGGGCCGCGTGA
- a CDS encoding mannonate dehydratase gives MKLAEMVPSAPEAAPLARLVVQAGVGWAVGGLPQTIGADRRGTDAPWDYLPLLSMKKRYENAGLRLAVIEARPPLANAKRGLPGRDAEIDAVCTLLSNMGRLGIPVWCYEWMSDFNWLRTDTAVPSRGGSLVSGYDHALMQQAPPVEAGPISEDELWENLEYFLRRVVPVAEKAGVKLAMHPDDPPISPVRGVGRIMRSVDNFQRLLDLVPSPVNGVTLCQGNFRLMTDDIPAAIRKFGEQGKIFFVHFRDVRGTVENFVETWHDDGPTDLYECLRTYREVGFDGPMRPDHVPTVEGDSNVNPGYSLYGRLFALGYIRGLMEGVGREGRAGRNGSASARAGQDGAAWAQADQSDQGEALPAG, from the coding sequence ATGAAGCTCGCAGAAATGGTTCCGTCCGCACCCGAGGCCGCACCGTTGGCCCGGCTCGTGGTCCAGGCCGGCGTCGGGTGGGCGGTCGGTGGACTTCCGCAGACCATCGGCGCGGACCGGCGCGGCACCGACGCGCCCTGGGACTACCTCCCGCTGCTGTCGATGAAGAAGCGGTACGAGAACGCCGGTCTGCGGCTGGCCGTCATCGAGGCCCGGCCGCCACTGGCGAACGCCAAGCGCGGGCTGCCCGGACGGGACGCCGAGATCGACGCGGTGTGCACGCTGCTTTCGAACATGGGCCGGCTCGGCATCCCGGTGTGGTGCTACGAGTGGATGAGCGACTTCAACTGGCTGCGTACCGACACCGCCGTACCCTCCCGCGGCGGTTCGCTGGTGAGCGGGTACGACCACGCGCTGATGCAGCAGGCGCCGCCGGTGGAGGCGGGACCGATCAGCGAGGACGAGCTCTGGGAGAACCTCGAGTACTTCCTGCGCCGGGTGGTTCCGGTCGCGGAGAAGGCGGGCGTCAAGCTGGCCATGCATCCGGACGACCCGCCGATCTCCCCGGTCCGCGGCGTGGGCCGGATCATGCGCAGCGTGGACAACTTCCAGCGGCTGCTCGACCTGGTGCCGAGCCCGGTGAACGGCGTCACGCTGTGCCAGGGCAACTTCCGGCTTATGACCGACGACATCCCGGCCGCCATCCGGAAGTTCGGAGAGCAGGGGAAGATCTTCTTCGTCCACTTCCGCGACGTCCGCGGCACCGTGGAGAACTTCGTCGAGACCTGGCACGACGACGGCCCGACCGACCTGTACGAATGCCTGCGCACCTACCGCGAGGTGGGCTTCGACGGGCCGATGCGGCCCGACCACGTGCCGACGGTGGAGGGGGACAGCAACGTCAACCCCGGTTACTCGCTGTACGGACGGCTGTTCGCGCTCGGCTACATCCGCGGGCTGATGGAGGGCGTGGGGCGCGAGGGCCGGGCCGGTCGGAACGGCTCCGCGTCGGCCCGGGCGGGTCAGGACGGGGCCGCGTGGGCTCAGGCGGATCAGTCGGATCAGGGCGAGGCCCTGCCGGCGGGCTGA